From the genome of Paracidovorax avenae:
CGAGATCGAGGCCGCGAACAGCACCACCGTGCCCCAGGGCACGAGCTTTTCGGCCTGTGCCCAGTGCATCACGCCGATGCGCGGCATGAGCAGCAGCGCGATGCCGAGCTGCGTCGTGGTGGTCGTGTCGAACGGGTGCAGCGTGCCTTCCGTGGACCAGAGCACGAGCAGCAGCAGCGCCACCGCGATCAGGCGCTTCTCCGGGGCGCTGACGGGGCCCAGCGCGCGCAGTTGCTCGCGCAGGTTGCCCGCGGCGTCCTCGGAGTCGGGCACCTGCGGGCGCAGCAGCCACAGCGACACGAAGAACAGCACGACGGACATGCCGATGGTGAAGGGCAGGGCGGCCAGGAACCACTGTCCCCAGGTCACGCCGTGGCCGAAGGCGCCCTGCATGAAGTTCAGGCTGATGAGGTTCTGCGCCGCGCCCGTCTTCACCGCGATGTTGAAGATCGAGCAGGCCTGCGCCGTCACGATCATCAGCGTGGCGCCCAGGCTGCTGCCCACGGGCAGGCCGAGTGCCGCGGTGATGCCGACCATGATCGGTATCACCGCGCCCACGCGCGCCGTGGCCGAGGGAATGAACAGCGCCAGCACGAAGCCCACCAGCATCGCGCCCAGCGTGAGCCGTGCCGGCGAAATGCCCACGCGGCTCATCACCAGCAGGGCCACGCGGCGGTCCAGCCCGGTGTGCTTGAGCGCCACGGCCAGGAACAGCGCGGCGGCCACCAGCAGCACGGCCGTGGACGAGAAGCCGCCCAGCATCACGGTGAGCGCATCGGCCGAGCCCATGGGTTTGGCGCCCGGCGTGAGGGACTTGCCCATCAGCCCCACCACCGCCATGCCGGTGAGCAGCACCGCGCTGTTGGCGGGCGAGACGCATTCGCTGATCCACAGCGTGACGACCAGCACCAGCAGCGCCAGGGCGACCTGGCCCGAGGGCGAAAGGCCGGCCGGTGTCGGCAAGACAAGCACCAGGGCATACAGGCCCAGGGCGAGCAGCAGGTAGCCGAGCTTGCGGCGGGAATCGGGCTCGGGCTGCGAAGTGATCGGAGCGGCGGGGGAGGGCGGGGGGACGGGCGACGTCGTCATGGCGGAGGCTTTTCTTTCACGGTGAGGCCGTGGCCCGCCATCGATCGGAAACGACCGATTGCGCGGTGCCGTCAGGCCTGCCTGGAAGAATGCCCGTACCCCGCTTTCGGGGCGTTGACCGGCATCAAGGCTGGGTGGATACCCGGCCGTGGAGGGCCGCTCAGGTGCCGCCCACGTAGGGGTTGCTGCGCCGTTCGCGCCCGAAGGTGCTCTCCGGCCCGTGTCCGGGAATGAACACCGTCTCGTCGCCCATGGGCCACAGGCGCTGCACGATGCTGTCGATCAGGTCCTGGTGGTTGCCCTGGGGGAAGTCCGTGCGGCCGATGCTGCCGGCGAACAGCACGTCGCCCACGAAGCAGCGCTGGATCTGCGGCGCATGGAACACCACGTGGCCAGGCGTGTGGCCGGGGCAGTGGCGGACGTGCAGCGTCTCGTTGCCGATCTGCACCGTGTCGCCGTCGTGCAGCCAGCGCGTGGGCGTGAAGGGCCGGGCGGGCGGGAAACCGAACATCGCGCTCTGCTGCGGCAGCCCGTCGATCCAGAACTGGTCGCCCGGGTGGGGGCCCGTGATCGGCAGCGAGAGCCGCTCGGCCAGTTCGCCCGCGCCGCCGGCATGGTCGATATGGGCGTGCGTGAGCCAGATCTGCTCCAGCCGCAGTCCGCGGCGCTCCACCTCCGCGAGCACCTGGTCGAGGTCGCCGCCGGGATCGATCACGGCGGCCGCTTGCGAGCCGTCGCACCAGACGAGCGAGCAGTTCTGCTGGAAGGCGGTGACGGGGTGGGTGTGGTAGTGGAGCATGGGGCTGGAAGGGGCGCGCTGAAAAGCATGATTGTTGCCGGCCCTGTGCCGCTCGAACAACCCCGGGACGCAGCAGCATCCCGACGTTGCCGTTGCGGGAGCGTGTCGCCGAAAGGCTCCATCCATATCCATAATTGCCCCTTCCCACACCACCGAAGTCCCGGACAGACCCATGCGCCACACTCAAATTTCGACCTTCGCACTTCGCCCCGTTGTCGTCGCACTGTCCCTGGGTTTCGCCGCCGCAGCCGCGCATGCGGCACCTGTGGCCGAAGTGCACGACCTGGCCCGGAAGGAGCAGCCGGCCTTGCTGGACACTCTCCGCGATCTGGTCCAGATCGAGTCGGGCAGCAAGGACATCGAGGGGCTGAATCAGATCGCCGGGCTGATTGCCGGCCAGCTCAAGACCTTTGGCGGCACGGTGGAGGTTCTACAGCCCTCCGATGTCCACCGACTGGACGATACGCCTGAAAAGGTGGGCCCTGCGGTGAAGGCGGTATATCGGGGAACCGGCAGCAGGAAGATCATGCTGATCGCCCACATGGATACGGTCTATCTCAAGGGCATGCTCAAGGACCAGCCGTTCCGGATAGAGGGCGACAAGGCTTACGGCCTGGGCATCTCCGACGACAAGCAGGGCGTCGCGCTGATCATCCACACGGTAGCGCTGCTGCACAAGCTCGGGTTCAAGGACTATGGCACCCTGACAGTGCTGGTCAACGGTGACGAGGAGATCAGTTCGCCCGGCTGGCGCAACACCATCACGCAACTCGCAGCGGACCAGGATGCGGTGTTCTCCTTCGAAGGCGGCGGCACGGACGGCATGCTGCGACTGGCCACCAGCGGCATCGGTGCCGCCTATCTGACGGTGCAGGGCAAGGCGTCGCATGCGGGTGCAAAGCCCGAGGACGGTGTCAACGCGCTCTACGAACTGTCGCACCAACTGCTGCAACTCAAGGACCTGTCGAAGACCGAAGACGGGTTGAAGCTCAACTGGACCGTCGCCCATGCCGGC
Proteins encoded in this window:
- a CDS encoding DASS family sodium-coupled anion symporter; the protein is MTTSPVPPPSPAAPITSQPEPDSRRKLGYLLLALGLYALVLVLPTPAGLSPSGQVALALLVLVVTLWISECVSPANSAVLLTGMAVVGLMGKSLTPGAKPMGSADALTVMLGGFSSTAVLLVAAALFLAVALKHTGLDRRVALLVMSRVGISPARLTLGAMLVGFVLALFIPSATARVGAVIPIMVGITAALGLPVGSSLGATLMIVTAQACSIFNIAVKTGAAQNLISLNFMQGAFGHGVTWGQWFLAALPFTIGMSVVLFFVSLWLLRPQVPDSEDAAGNLREQLRALGPVSAPEKRLIAVALLLLVLWSTEGTLHPFDTTTTTQLGIALLLMPRIGVMHWAQAEKLVPWGTVVLFAASISLGTLLQRTGAAGWLAQQTLGQLGLAALPVVSVIGALAVFSIVLHLGFASATGLASTLIPIFIAFVQTLPVSKETAFGIVLVQSFVVSFGFILPTNAPQNMLCYGTGAFGTLQFAKVGLVVTLAGLALILLLSATLWPWMGVL
- a CDS encoding MBL fold metallo-hydrolase; this translates as MLHYHTHPVTAFQQNCSLVWCDGSQAAAVIDPGGDLDQVLAEVERRGLRLEQIWLTHAHIDHAGGAGELAERLSLPITGPHPGDQFWIDGLPQQSAMFGFPPARPFTPTRWLHDGDTVQIGNETLHVRHCPGHTPGHVVFHAPQIQRCFVGDVLFAGSIGRTDFPQGNHQDLIDSIVQRLWPMGDETVFIPGHGPESTFGRERRSNPYVGGT
- a CDS encoding M20/M25/M40 family metallo-hydrolase, translated to MRHTQISTFALRPVVVALSLGFAAAAAHAAPVAEVHDLARKEQPALLDTLRDLVQIESGSKDIEGLNQIAGLIAGQLKTFGGTVEVLQPSDVHRLDDTPEKVGPAVKAVYRGTGSRKIMLIAHMDTVYLKGMLKDQPFRIEGDKAYGLGISDDKQGVALIIHTVALLHKLGFKDYGTLTVLVNGDEEISSPGWRNTITQLAADQDAVFSFEGGGTDGMLRLATSGIGAAYLTVQGKASHAGAKPEDGVNALYELSHQLLQLKDLSKTEDGLKLNWTVAHAGTNRNVIPAQATAQADARALRVSDFDGLEKSLQARVQTKLLPASTVTVKFEVRRPPLEATDASRRVAGYGKTIYQELGLPLQVAERATGGGTDAAFAGLKTRGAVVEGMGLSGYGAHSNDAEYVQIGTIVPRLYLATRMVMDVSRDRIR